A genomic stretch from Mycobacterium paraterrae includes:
- a CDS encoding RND family transporter: protein MADNGWVSSGVATLSRPVREQLRKVAAGEGAYSDRLARLAGFSIRHKVLVIGAWVVTAGVLAMLFPQLETVVKQQSVNLVPPDAPSLQTVDRMGTAFGEQGSKTTVFVAFEDPTGLTAPVRQRYKTMVSRLRADSQHVRLVQDLLADPVTAGQAMSQDGKAWYVPVGVAGTLGDPRAAESVRAVRAIVAESFSGTSTIVRVTGPPATFSDLIDSAEQDLIGISIVTAGLIAVILLVIYRSLVTALLPLLVIGVSLAVGRGVLSALGESGMPVSQFTIAFMTAILLGAGTDYSVFLISRYHEQRRQMISADLAVINATATIGRVIMASAATVAFAFLSLVFAKLSVFSALGPACAIAVFVGVAATVTLFPPVLALAAKHGIGEPKADRTRRYWNWIAVAVVRRPAPLLAASLALVLGLAAVALTMHISYDDRQGQPATTTSNEGYRLLDRHFRKDIVITQFMVVESPTDMRTSKGLADLDEMASRVSQLPGVTKVSGVTRPTGARLDQAQLSWQNGQIGNKMAGAVAKGDAHKDDLAKLTSGADQLAGGLAQLDTTLRTALTPLTAVLTQAQSSGSQFQHFRPLLQQLSATTPTIDQAIRTGPGLRQEAQQAQNAIATIDPLVGALNTSPWCATTPECAQIRDQVQILVTLRDGGFFSQLANLGDMYQPGSDNAAGTVADLQSTVTSLNKAFGALGDPADMAGNIRRLQNGISQLASGAQALATGVHTLADSNIEMLSGMSQVATQLQNSARSSAGSDNASGFYLPANTFENRQFADVAKHFMSADGKTARFAIESSYNPYSSQAMDLAQKITEVAGAARPNTSLANATISMAGFPAVNSDIQRLLSADFHLLAIATLVIVGVILVLLLRALLAPLYLLGTVVLNYGAALGIGTLVFQYGLGKEIAWPVPLVAFIILVAVGADYNMLLISRLREESAHNIRVGVLRTVANTGSVITSAGLIFAASMFGLMVGSVGIMIQVGFIVGCGLLLDTFVVRTLTVPAIATLLREASWWPQRKSSTHNGRPHRTT from the coding sequence ATGGCGGACAACGGGTGGGTTTCCTCGGGGGTGGCGACGCTGAGTCGCCCAGTTCGGGAGCAACTTCGCAAGGTCGCGGCGGGCGAGGGCGCATACAGTGATCGACTAGCTCGCCTGGCGGGGTTCAGCATCCGACATAAGGTGCTGGTCATCGGGGCGTGGGTGGTGACCGCCGGCGTCCTGGCGATGCTGTTCCCCCAGCTGGAAACCGTTGTGAAACAGCAGTCGGTGAATCTGGTCCCCCCTGATGCTCCATCGCTGCAGACGGTTGACCGGATGGGCACGGCATTCGGCGAGCAGGGGTCCAAGACCACCGTCTTTGTTGCATTCGAGGACCCGACGGGCCTGACTGCGCCGGTGCGTCAGCGCTACAAAACGATGGTTTCGCGGTTGCGTGCCGACTCCCAGCACGTGCGACTGGTTCAGGATCTGTTAGCCGACCCCGTTACTGCGGGTCAGGCGATGAGCCAGGATGGCAAGGCGTGGTATGTGCCGGTCGGGGTAGCTGGCACGCTCGGCGATCCTAGAGCGGCGGAATCCGTTCGGGCGGTGCGCGCTATTGTCGCCGAGTCGTTTAGCGGTACGTCCACGATCGTTCGTGTAACCGGACCTCCCGCGACATTCAGCGATCTAATCGATTCGGCTGAGCAGGATTTGATTGGCATCTCCATCGTGACAGCCGGTCTGATCGCGGTGATTTTGCTGGTCATCTATCGGTCACTAGTTACCGCGTTGCTGCCATTGCTCGTGATCGGTGTGAGCCTGGCGGTCGGGCGCGGGGTGCTCTCGGCGCTGGGCGAATCAGGAATGCCGGTGTCGCAATTCACGATTGCGTTCATGACTGCCATCTTGTTGGGTGCCGGCACCGATTATTCCGTGTTTCTGATCAGCCGGTATCACGAGCAGCGCCGCCAGATGATTTCGGCTGACCTGGCTGTGATTAACGCAACCGCCACCATCGGGCGGGTGATCATGGCTTCCGCCGCGACTGTGGCGTTTGCGTTTCTATCCTTGGTCTTTGCGAAGCTGAGCGTATTTAGCGCATTAGGCCCGGCGTGCGCGATCGCTGTCTTTGTCGGAGTCGCAGCTACAGTAACGTTGTTTCCTCCGGTATTGGCGCTTGCCGCGAAACATGGCATTGGCGAACCCAAAGCTGACCGCACGCGCCGATACTGGAACTGGATCGCCGTGGCCGTGGTCCGCCGACCCGCCCCACTGCTGGCCGCCAGCCTGGCACTTGTATTAGGCCTCGCGGCTGTCGCGCTGACTATGCACATCAGCTACGACGATCGGCAAGGACAGCCGGCGACGACCACCAGCAATGAGGGCTATCGCTTGCTGGATAGGCATTTCCGCAAAGATATCGTCATCACACAGTTCATGGTCGTCGAATCACCCACAGATATGCGCACCAGTAAAGGCCTAGCCGACCTAGATGAAATGGCGTCTCGAGTGTCGCAATTGCCGGGCGTCACCAAGGTTTCCGGTGTCACTCGGCCCACCGGTGCACGCCTCGATCAGGCACAGCTCTCGTGGCAAAACGGCCAGATCGGCAACAAGATGGCCGGCGCGGTCGCCAAGGGAGACGCCCATAAGGACGACCTGGCCAAACTCACCAGTGGCGCCGACCAACTCGCCGGCGGCCTGGCGCAACTTGACACCACCCTGCGCACGGCATTGACACCGCTGACCGCGGTCCTTACCCAAGCCCAGTCCAGCGGATCGCAATTTCAACACTTTCGCCCTCTGCTGCAGCAACTTTCGGCTACCACACCAACCATCGATCAAGCGATCCGAACCGGGCCGGGACTGCGTCAAGAAGCTCAACAAGCCCAAAACGCGATCGCCACGATCGATCCGCTGGTTGGTGCGCTCAACACCTCCCCGTGGTGTGCCACCACACCCGAGTGTGCCCAGATCCGCGATCAGGTGCAGATTCTGGTGACCTTGCGCGATGGCGGCTTTTTCAGCCAGCTCGCCAACCTGGGCGACATGTACCAGCCGGGCAGCGACAATGCGGCGGGCACCGTAGCAGATCTGCAGAGCACGGTCACCTCGCTGAACAAGGCTTTCGGAGCACTCGGCGATCCCGCCGACATGGCCGGCAATATCCGCCGCCTCCAAAACGGCATCAGCCAGCTCGCGTCGGGTGCACAAGCCCTGGCCACCGGCGTGCACACCCTTGCCGACAGCAACATCGAAATGTTGTCCGGCATGAGTCAGGTCGCCACCCAATTACAAAATTCCGCGCGGTCCAGCGCCGGTTCGGACAACGCCAGCGGCTTTTACCTGCCCGCCAACACCTTCGAGAATCGCCAGTTCGCCGATGTGGCAAAACATTTTATGTCGGCCGATGGCAAGACCGCCCGCTTCGCGATCGAATCGAGCTACAACCCCTACAGCAGCCAAGCGATGGATCTCGCTCAGAAAATCACCGAAGTTGCCGGGGCCGCACGCCCGAACACCTCCCTGGCCAACGCCACGATATCGATGGCCGGTTTCCCCGCCGTCAACTCCGATATTCAGCGCCTGCTGTCGGCCGACTTTCATCTGCTGGCGATCGCCACGCTCGTCATCGTCGGAGTGATCCTTGTCCTTCTCCTGCGTGCCTTGCTGGCCCCGCTCTACCTCCTCGGTACGGTCGTACTCAACTATGGCGCGGCACTGGGCATTGGGACGCTCGTCTTCCAATACGGCCTGGGTAAGGAAATCGCCTGGCCCGTACCGCTTGTGGCGTTCATCATCCTGGTCGCCGTCGGCGCCGACTACAACATGCTGCTGATCTCGCGGTTACGCGAAGAATCCGCTCACAACATTCGCGTCGGCGTGCTACGCACGGTCGCAAACACCGGTTCAGTCATCACCTCAGCCGGGCTCATCTTCGCCGCGAGTATGTTCGGCCTGATGGTCGGCTCTGTCGGAATCATGATCCAAGTCGGATTCATCGTCGGCTGCGGCCTACTACTCGACACCTTCGTCGTTCGCACCCTCACGGTGCCCGCGATCGCTACGCTCCTGCGCGAGGCCAGCTGGTGGCCGCAACGGAAATCCTCGACTCACAACGGCCGACCACACCGGACCACATGA
- a CDS encoding alpha/beta fold hydrolase, producing the protein MTIGRERIRTSDGITLVADCYRHAATHPVVLLLHGGGQNRHAWATTARRLYSHGYTVVAYDTRGHGDSDWDPSGQYDIERFVSDLISVRGHVSADSPPAVVGASLGGLIILATHLLAPPDLWAAVVLVDITPRMEFHGARRILSFMAGHPDGFGTLNDAADVIAEYNPRRARPENLDGLHKVLRQRSDGRWIWRWDPAFISSNFDVLQGNLMTGSEEFDAISGFLAEGARRITAPTLLVRGALSDVVSQETVSEFRQLVRHAETTDVTGTGHMVAGDNNDAFTAAVTDFLDRAMRTLT; encoded by the coding sequence ATGACAATTGGCCGAGAGCGCATCCGCACCAGCGACGGGATCACTCTCGTGGCCGATTGCTACCGGCACGCCGCGACTCACCCCGTCGTGTTGCTGCTCCATGGCGGCGGCCAGAACCGTCACGCGTGGGCCACCACCGCCCGTCGACTCTATTCCCACGGCTACACCGTCGTCGCCTACGACACACGAGGTCACGGCGACAGCGACTGGGACCCGAGCGGACAATATGACATCGAACGGTTTGTGTCCGATCTGATCTCGGTACGAGGACACGTCAGCGCCGACAGTCCCCCCGCCGTCGTCGGCGCGTCGCTGGGTGGGCTGATCATCCTCGCTACCCATCTGCTGGCCCCACCCGACCTCTGGGCAGCCGTTGTCCTGGTCGACATCACCCCGCGAATGGAATTTCATGGGGCCCGTCGCATCCTGTCATTCATGGCCGGACACCCCGACGGATTCGGCACGCTCAATGATGCCGCCGATGTCATCGCCGAATACAACCCACGCCGCGCGCGACCCGAAAATCTCGACGGCCTGCACAAGGTTCTGCGCCAACGTAGCGATGGCCGATGGATCTGGCGCTGGGACCCGGCCTTCATCAGCTCCAACTTCGATGTCCTCCAAGGCAATCTCATGACGGGCAGCGAGGAGTTCGACGCCATCAGCGGATTCCTCGCCGAAGGAGCACGTCGAATCACGGCCCCAACGCTGTTGGTACGCGGGGCACTTTCAGACGTAGTCTCCCAGGAAACCGTCAGCGAATTCCGCCAGCTCGTCAGGCACGCCGAAACGACGGACGTCACCGGCACCGGTCACATGGTTGCCGGCGACAACAACGACGCGTTCACCGCCGCGGTTACCGACTTCCTCGACCGCGCCATGAGGACCCTGACATAA
- a CDS encoding DUF6188 family protein — protein sequence MHTQWIEQCTVQRVSLHEGLILDLDGYNELVISRPLRLTLPPAGAWPSDEVLIDPINLSPEERPLLDLAGAICTRAWCDDDGALHLCFSPGHRIDVDPDVAATSWELYGKCHGYVACLPRGRVRAIRHDLPVDENDSDATQPKAMAHQ from the coding sequence ATGCACACGCAATGGATTGAGCAATGCACCGTTCAGCGAGTCTCGCTGCACGAAGGGCTCATACTCGACCTCGACGGTTACAACGAATTGGTGATTTCCCGACCGCTGCGACTGACCCTCCCGCCGGCAGGAGCCTGGCCGTCGGATGAAGTGTTGATCGACCCCATCAACCTTTCGCCCGAGGAGCGGCCACTGTTGGACCTTGCCGGAGCGATCTGCACGCGCGCCTGGTGCGACGACGACGGGGCCTTACATCTCTGTTTCTCCCCCGGCCACCGCATCGACGTCGACCCGGATGTAGCGGCGACCTCGTGGGAACTCTATGGCAAGTGTCACGGATACGTGGCGTGTCTGCCGCGAGGTCGCGTCCGAGCGATTCGGCACGACCTTCCTGTCGACGAGAATGACTCAGACGCAACACAACCCAAAGCCATGGCACATCAGTAG
- a CDS encoding NUDIX hydrolase — translation MATSPKHSVSVAGIVVRDDDRVLVIRRDDNGHWEAPGGVLELGESFEDGVRREVLEETGLTVKVERLTGVYKNLTHGIVALVYRCHPADGDTHPTAEAREVRWMTREEVQSAMNPAFAVRVLDAFDEETHSRVHDGVNLVSGC, via the coding sequence ATGGCAACCTCGCCTAAGCACTCGGTCAGTGTCGCCGGCATCGTAGTGCGTGACGATGATCGCGTTCTCGTGATCAGGCGGGACGACAACGGCCACTGGGAAGCCCCTGGTGGTGTACTCGAACTAGGCGAATCTTTTGAGGACGGTGTTCGGCGCGAAGTCCTTGAGGAAACCGGATTGACGGTGAAGGTAGAACGTCTCACCGGCGTTTACAAGAACCTGACCCATGGGATTGTCGCTCTGGTCTACCGCTGCCATCCGGCCGATGGGGACACTCACCCCACTGCGGAAGCCCGCGAGGTTCGTTGGATGACAAGGGAGGAAGTTCAGTCAGCGATGAATCCTGCATTCGCGGTGCGTGTACTGGACGCGTTCGACGAAGAAACTCATTCGCGGGTCCATGACGGCGTCAACCTCGTGTCGGGCTGCTAG
- a CDS encoding GntR family transcriptional regulator, translating into MEGQRVLQLGQIDRADDKPPYRQIAGMLREAIRSNRLAPGERLPSETELIEHFGVARMTVRQAVQELRSEGLVVSQHGRGVFIRPTPPIRRLASDRFARQHRAAGKAAFTVEAEKSGYSPQVDNIAVSREKPNSFVAERLRLSPDDDIVVRSRRYLANGRPVETAVSFIPAAFAEGTRIEQVDTGPGGIYARLEENGHVLGHFTEEVAARMPTPEERRQLELEPGVPVLTVLRTAYDANDVAVEVCDTVKVASAYLLEYEFPAR; encoded by the coding sequence ATGGAAGGCCAGCGGGTGCTGCAACTTGGACAAATCGACAGAGCCGATGACAAGCCGCCATATCGGCAGATCGCGGGCATGTTGCGAGAAGCGATCCGTTCCAACCGGCTAGCTCCCGGGGAACGACTGCCGTCTGAGACGGAACTTATCGAGCATTTCGGTGTGGCACGCATGACGGTAAGACAAGCTGTGCAGGAGCTTCGTTCCGAGGGACTGGTCGTCTCGCAGCATGGCCGCGGGGTGTTTATTCGCCCGACGCCCCCCATCCGCCGGCTCGCGTCGGATCGATTCGCGCGACAGCATCGCGCGGCAGGCAAGGCGGCGTTTACCGTCGAGGCCGAGAAATCGGGTTACTCGCCGCAAGTCGACAATATTGCGGTGAGCCGCGAGAAGCCGAATTCGTTTGTAGCGGAACGACTTCGATTATCACCGGACGATGACATCGTCGTGCGATCGCGCCGCTACCTGGCGAATGGCCGACCGGTTGAAACGGCGGTCTCCTTCATCCCGGCTGCTTTCGCCGAAGGCACGAGGATCGAGCAGGTGGACACTGGGCCCGGGGGCATCTACGCCCGACTGGAAGAGAATGGCCACGTACTCGGTCACTTCACCGAGGAGGTCGCAGCCCGAATGCCCACTCCCGAAGAACGGCGGCAACTGGAACTCGAACCAGGCGTTCCCGTATTGACAGTGCTGCGAACCGCATATGACGCGAATGACGTGGCGGTTGAGGTCTGCGACACGGTGAAAGTTGCTTCCGCCTACCTGCTCGAATACGAGTTCCCGGCCCGCTGA
- a CDS encoding helix-turn-helix transcriptional regulator, whose protein sequence is MTTLGIKTSATATATFPELLTAEQVAELLGVSAATVSRWGALREHGADVGPPCYTLSDRVRRWDAAEVRAWLRKVRR, encoded by the coding sequence ATGACAACCCTCGGCATCAAAACCAGCGCCACCGCGACAGCGACCTTTCCAGAGCTTCTAACAGCGGAGCAGGTGGCCGAGCTGCTTGGCGTGTCCGCTGCGACGGTGAGTCGATGGGGCGCATTGCGCGAACACGGCGCAGACGTGGGACCGCCCTGCTACACGCTATCTGATCGCGTAAGACGTTGGGACGCAGCTGAAGTCCGCGCATGGCTTCGTAAGGTGCGTCGCTAA
- a CDS encoding tyrosine-type recombinase/integrase has translation MAGSVPRGIRKRINSAGLPRYQVRYLVRDSDSPSGWAETSSTFATLREARAFKADRDGEAAIGARRFDPRLGRAKLAAVWTQYSALKRPAVSPKTWSGYTQHWELRISPRFGHVPVDEISRKDIQQFIDSMTVGPWAKLATLRLLRSILDMAREDGRIHSNPADGVSSGRIPTRERHRYLTATEVAALAAACGDHGDVVIILAFTGLRWSELVGLRVGDIDLTARRLYVRQAAPEVEGRIIVGPPKTRAAARTVPLPQIVIDALKPRIDNRAPTEHAITSPNGGFLRSNNWRRHTDWNEALKKTGLVPLTIHDLRHTYASLARASGADLRYVQKTMGHSTPTVTANIYSDLYSDELDHVATNLDRLQDVAKNRANGQEPDTPNHP, from the coding sequence GTGGCCGGATCGGTCCCGCGCGGTATCCGAAAGCGGATCAATTCGGCCGGTCTGCCGCGCTATCAAGTGCGCTACCTGGTGCGTGATTCAGACTCCCCGTCGGGATGGGCTGAGACGTCGTCGACGTTCGCCACCTTGCGAGAAGCGCGGGCATTCAAGGCCGACCGGGATGGCGAAGCGGCGATCGGCGCCAGACGCTTCGACCCCCGACTTGGCCGGGCCAAACTCGCCGCTGTCTGGACGCAATACAGCGCGTTGAAACGCCCCGCAGTGTCGCCCAAGACCTGGAGCGGCTACACCCAGCATTGGGAACTACGCATCAGTCCGCGTTTCGGCCACGTCCCGGTTGATGAAATCAGCCGAAAGGATATACAGCAATTCATCGATTCCATGACCGTCGGTCCCTGGGCCAAACTCGCCACGCTGCGGCTGCTGCGGTCGATTCTCGACATGGCGCGCGAGGACGGTCGAATCCACAGCAACCCGGCTGACGGGGTGTCATCCGGGCGGATACCCACCCGAGAACGCCACCGCTATCTGACCGCCACCGAAGTCGCCGCCCTGGCAGCCGCATGCGGCGACCACGGCGACGTGGTGATCATCCTCGCCTTCACCGGCCTGCGCTGGTCCGAACTCGTCGGCCTGCGGGTCGGCGACATCGACCTAACTGCGCGTCGGCTCTATGTCCGCCAGGCCGCGCCAGAAGTGGAAGGCCGGATCATCGTCGGGCCGCCAAAAACTCGCGCCGCCGCCCGAACCGTCCCACTCCCCCAAATCGTCATCGACGCGCTCAAACCAAGGATCGATAATCGCGCGCCCACAGAACATGCAATCACCTCGCCAAATGGCGGGTTCCTCAGATCAAACAACTGGCGCCGGCATACCGACTGGAACGAAGCCCTAAAGAAAACCGGACTGGTGCCGCTGACGATTCACGACCTGCGCCACACCTACGCCAGCCTGGCCCGGGCCTCCGGCGCCGACCTCCGCTACGTCCAGAAGACGATGGGGCACTCGACGCCGACCGTCACCGCGAACATCTACAGCGACCTCTATTCAGACGAACTCGACCACGTAGCCACGAATCTCGACCGGCTTCAGGACGTCGCCAAAAACCGGGCGAACGGACAGGAACCGGACACACCGAACCATCCATAG
- a CDS encoding F420-dependent hydroxymycolic acid dehydrogenase has translation MKGLSRRSFGLLAAGASAAGIASACTSKREGPPPPTGPAVGYVLSHEQFTTTQLVDQAQAAERAGFRYLWASDHLQPWQDNEGHSMFPWITLALVGQHTNVPFGTGVTCPIYRYHPATVAQAFASLAALYPGRVFLGVGTGERLNEQAATTQFGPYRERHDRLIEAIQLIRQLWGGQRMSFQGSYFQTNQLKLYDLPPTTPPILVAAGGPKSARLAGRYGDGWITEAGDVRNPKLVTAFNAGAHEAGRDPATMTKRAEMFAVVGDHNDITQGAELWRFTAGAVDQPNPVGIQQAAQTNPLDKVIKGWTTGTDPATHVKAVQDVLDAGATPFVHFAQRDPLTAIEFYRTAVLPRLR, from the coding sequence ATGAAGGGCTTATCCCGTCGCTCGTTTGGGCTACTCGCGGCCGGCGCCAGCGCCGCCGGCATAGCGTCCGCTTGCACCTCGAAGCGCGAAGGGCCACCGCCGCCGACGGGACCAGCCGTCGGCTACGTGCTGTCGCACGAGCAATTCACCACCACCCAGCTCGTCGACCAGGCTCAGGCGGCCGAGCGAGCCGGGTTTCGTTACCTGTGGGCCAGCGACCATCTGCAGCCCTGGCAGGACAATGAGGGCCATTCGATGTTTCCGTGGATCACGCTCGCGCTCGTCGGTCAGCACACCAACGTCCCCTTCGGCACTGGCGTGACGTGCCCCATCTACCGCTACCACCCCGCCACCGTCGCGCAGGCCTTTGCGTCACTGGCGGCGCTTTATCCAGGCCGGGTTTTTCTCGGCGTCGGCACCGGCGAGCGGCTCAACGAGCAAGCGGCCACCACCCAATTCGGGCCCTACCGGGAACGTCACGACCGATTGATCGAAGCTATCCAACTCATCCGCCAGCTGTGGGGTGGCCAACGAATGTCTTTCCAGGGCAGTTACTTTCAGACCAACCAGCTCAAGCTCTACGACTTACCCCCGACGACCCCACCGATCTTGGTCGCCGCCGGCGGTCCCAAAAGCGCACGGCTCGCGGGCCGGTACGGCGACGGCTGGATCACCGAGGCCGGAGACGTCAGAAACCCGAAGCTAGTGACGGCATTCAACGCCGGAGCGCACGAAGCGGGCCGCGACCCCGCGACGATGACCAAACGGGCTGAGATGTTCGCGGTCGTCGGCGACCACAACGACATCACACAGGGCGCGGAACTGTGGCGGTTCACCGCTGGCGCAGTCGACCAACCAAACCCGGTCGGCATTCAACAAGCGGCCCAGACCAATCCGCTCGACAAGGTGATAAAGGGCTGGACCACCGGCACCGACCCCGCTACCCACGTCAAAGCCGTGCAGGACGTCCTCGATGCCGGTGCGACACCATTCGTGCACTTCGCGCAGCGGGATCCGCTCACCGCGATCGAGTTCTATCGCACCGCGGTGCTGCCGCGTCTGCGCTAG
- a CDS encoding class I SAM-dependent methyltransferase has translation MVAAQRALSSDAGYIDDPFAAPLVRAVGIDVYTRLVNGEIPVGDYAGFDPARMARGMAVRTRFYDNYFIEATRTGIRQAVIVAAGLDARAYRLPWPDGTVVYEVDLPDVIEFKTSTLRDLGAEPTAQRRTVAVDLRDDWPAALREAGFDPEAPSAWSAEGLVVYLPPEAQDALFGNITALSAPTSQVACEFVPDTTIFKDPRWRAHHDRMTELGFQVDFDELVYHYERSHIIEDLIKRGWQVQHRPVAEMHAANGFQYADDEIAQAFGDITYLNAVKG, from the coding sequence ATGGTTGCCGCCCAGCGGGCGCTGTCGTCCGATGCGGGTTACATCGACGACCCGTTCGCCGCGCCGCTGGTCCGCGCGGTCGGCATCGACGTCTACACGCGGCTGGTCAACGGCGAGATCCCGGTCGGCGACTACGCCGGGTTCGACCCGGCGCGGATGGCCCGCGGGATGGCGGTGCGGACGCGGTTCTACGACAACTACTTCATCGAGGCGACCCGCACCGGCATCCGGCAGGCGGTGATCGTCGCGGCCGGCCTGGATGCGCGGGCCTACCGTCTGCCGTGGCCGGACGGCACCGTGGTCTACGAGGTGGACCTGCCGGACGTCATCGAGTTCAAGACGTCCACGCTTCGAGACCTCGGCGCGGAGCCGACCGCCCAGCGTCGTACCGTCGCCGTCGATCTGCGCGACGACTGGCCCGCGGCGCTGCGGGAGGCAGGGTTCGATCCGGAGGCGCCGTCGGCGTGGAGCGCCGAGGGTCTGGTGGTGTACCTGCCGCCAGAGGCGCAGGATGCGCTGTTCGGCAATATCACCGCGCTCAGTGCTCCCACTAGCCAGGTCGCCTGCGAATTCGTCCCTGACACAACGATTTTCAAGGACCCGCGCTGGCGTGCTCACCACGACCGGATGACCGAGCTGGGTTTCCAAGTCGACTTCGACGAGCTCGTCTATCACTACGAGCGCAGCCACATCATCGAAGACCTGATCAAGCGAGGCTGGCAGGTGCAGCATCGCCCTGTCGCCGAGATGCACGCGGCCAATGGTTTCCAGTACGCCGACGACGAGATCGCGCAAGCCTTCGGCGACATCACGTACCTGAACGCCGTGAAGGGCTGA
- a CDS encoding nucleoside deaminase has product MDFAQRTIDLARRNVEEGGRPFATVIVKDGEILAESANQVAQSHDPTAHAEILAIREACVKLGTEHLRGATIYVLAHPCPMCLGSLYYCSPDEVVFLTQRDQYEPYYVDDRDYFELATFYDEFRKDWQQRRLPMRYDPRDEAIDVYREWNERNGGRRP; this is encoded by the coding sequence ATGGACTTCGCGCAGCGAACCATCGATCTGGCTCGGCGTAATGTCGAGGAAGGCGGCCGGCCATTCGCGACCGTAATCGTCAAAGACGGTGAAATCCTGGCCGAGAGCGCCAATCAGGTTGCGCAGAGCCATGATCCGACGGCTCACGCCGAGATCCTCGCCATCCGCGAGGCCTGCGTGAAGCTGGGCACCGAGCACCTGCGCGGCGCCACCATCTACGTGCTGGCCCACCCGTGTCCGATGTGCCTGGGCTCGCTGTATTACTGCTCGCCCGACGAAGTTGTGTTTTTGACCCAGCGCGACCAATACGAGCCCTACTACGTCGACGACCGCGACTACTTCGAGCTGGCGACGTTCTACGACGAGTTCCGCAAGGACTGGCAGCAGCGGCGACTGCCGATGCGCTACGACCCGCGTGACGAGGCGATCGACGTCTACCGCGAATGGAACGAGCGCAACGGCGGCAGGAGGCCTTAG
- a CDS encoding oxygenase MpaB family protein, with translation MIPTGISPVTQDTSEASTVASGCPVSPLGYEAPPRPLGPDSLTWRYFGDWRGMLQGPWAGSMQNMHPQLGAAVEEHSTFFRERWPRLLRSLYPIGGVVFDGDRAPTTGAEVRDYHIEIKGTDAQGRRYHALNPDVFYWAHSTFFVGTIHVAERFCGGLTEEQKRQLFDEHVEWYRMYGMSMRPVPKTWEEFQVYWDHMCSEVLENNFAAREVLNLAELPKPPFAEWIPDPVWALQRKLLHPFFVWVTVGLYDPPVRKLMGYSWSRRDEWLHRRFGDLVRLVFAVVPPRYRKHPRARAGFDRARGRIPVDTPLVHTPPRNLPPLDERGDPKHYCPNV, from the coding sequence TTGATACCGACAGGAATATCGCCAGTGACTCAAGATACGTCTGAGGCGTCGACGGTTGCGTCGGGTTGCCCGGTTTCGCCGCTGGGATACGAGGCGCCGCCGCGGCCGCTCGGCCCCGACTCGCTGACCTGGCGATACTTCGGCGATTGGCGCGGCATGCTGCAGGGCCCCTGGGCAGGGTCGATGCAGAACATGCATCCGCAACTCGGGGCGGCGGTCGAAGAGCACTCGACGTTCTTCCGTGAGCGGTGGCCGCGCTTGCTGCGGTCGTTGTACCCGATCGGCGGCGTGGTGTTCGACGGCGACCGCGCACCGACCACGGGAGCCGAGGTCCGTGACTACCACATCGAGATCAAGGGCACCGATGCTCAGGGTCGCCGCTATCACGCGCTGAACCCGGACGTCTTCTATTGGGCCCACTCGACGTTCTTTGTCGGCACGATTCATGTGGCCGAACGGTTCTGCGGCGGTCTCACCGAAGAGCAGAAGCGTCAACTGTTCGACGAGCATGTCGAGTGGTACCGGATGTACGGCATGAGCATGCGGCCGGTTCCGAAGACCTGGGAGGAGTTCCAGGTCTACTGGGACCACATGTGCAGCGAGGTGCTGGAGAACAACTTCGCCGCCCGCGAGGTGCTCAACTTGGCCGAGTTGCCGAAACCGCCTTTCGCGGAATGGATTCCGGATCCGGTGTGGGCGCTGCAGCGCAAGTTGCTTCACCCGTTCTTCGTGTGGGTCACGGTCGGTCTCTACGACCCGCCGGTGCGCAAGCTGATGGGCTACAGCTGGTCACGCCGCGACGAATGGCTGCACCGCCGCTTCGGCGACCTGGTCCGGCTGGTGTTTGCCGTCGTGCCGCCGCGCTACCGCAAGCACCCGCGGGCCCGGGCCGGCTTCGACCGCGCGCGCGGCCGGATTCCCGTCGATACTCCGCTGGTGCATACTCCGCCCCGCAACCTGCCGCCGCTCGATGAGCGGGGCGATCCAAAGCACTACTGCCCTAACGTCTAA